Part of the Ursus arctos isolate Adak ecotype North America unplaced genomic scaffold, UrsArc2.0 scaffold_1, whole genome shotgun sequence genome, ACCATATGTTAAGTTTCTTTTTGGGTAAGTATATTATACACCGAAggaaataagatataaataaatggaaatacatctTGTGCTTATGGATTGTAAGACTCAATATTGTTCAGATATCAATCCTATGCAAagtgatctacaaattcaatgcagtccctatcaaaattctaataattttttatgtaggaataaaaaaaatcccCCCCTAAAATTCACATAGAATCTCAAGGGACCATAAATccccaaaacaatcttgaaaaagaagaacagagctggagaacttgaactttctttcttttttttttttaaagattttatttatttgtttgacacagagacagccagtgagagagagacaagcagggaattgggagaggaagaagcaggctcccagcagaggagcctgatgtggggcttgatcccagaacgccgggatcacaccctgagccgaaggcagatgcttaacgactgagccacccaggcgccccagaacttgaactttctgatttcaaaacttactacaaaaccACAggaattaaaacagtgtggtactagtATAACCGTAGACTTATGgaccaatggaagagaacagaaaacccagaaacgaGGCCTCGCATATATGgttaactgatttttgacaaggttggcaagaccattcaatgggaaaaggcagtctttttaacaaatggtactgggaagaatgaatatccacatgcaaaaaatgaagttggactcctaccttacaccataaacaaaaactaactcaaaacagattaaagacctaaagaaCTAAGaccataaaattcttagaaggaaACGTAGGGGAAAAGTTTCATGACACTAAacttggcagtgatttcttggatatgacactaaTGTATAAGCAAtaggtaaattggacttcatgaaaataaaaacttctgtatGACAAAGGAGACTATCAACAGAATGAAAGTCCATGGAATGTGAAAAAATATGTACAGATCATATTTATCTGATAAGGCAGGGGTATCccaagtatataaagaactcctacaactcagcaaCAACAAGCAGAAAGCAACAAAACCCCAATTTTTAATACAAGGACAggaatagatgtttctccaaagaagatatacaaatgggcaataatcacataaaaagatgttcaacatcactaatgacCGGGAAACgcaatcaaaattacaatgagatactacttcatcCCTGCaaggatggctattataaaacacaaaaataaaatagaaaataacaagtgttagggAAGATgtagaaaattagaaatgttgtgcattgctggtgggaacgtgaaatgttgcagccactgtggaagactggaagttcttcaaaaaatgtaacatttaattaccagatgatccagcaattttcCTTCTGTGCACATATCCAGTATAATTGCAAgtagggactcaaacagatatttgtacaccaacGTTCACAGCACCAATCCCCAGAGCCcaaagatggaagcaacccaaatgccaGTTGAGGGATGAATGGATGCAAAAATGTGGTAGATGCATAGAGTGAAATAGGACTCAGCCTTAGAAAGGAACGAAATTCTGATAAATGCCGCAACATGGACAAATCTTGAGAGCACCAAGCTAAGTGGAATGAGCCAGGCAGGatgaatactgtatgattccatttattggAGGTGCATACAATAGTCAGATTCATGGAGacagagagtggaatggtggttaccaggggctgcagggaggtggggatgCGGACTTCGTGCTGAACAAttgcagagtttcagtttgggatgatgacaAAGTTCTGGGATGAATAGtgctgatggttgcacagcaaCGTGAATGCGCTTTCTGCCGCCAAATTGAATACTTACAGGTGGTTattatggtaaattttatgttatgtgtatcttaacacaatttaaaacattttccaagagcaaaaagaaaagaatacatctATGTTAAGTATATCAATATTAACTTCTTGATTTCAATAATTCTGAGGTTGTAAGAAAACGGTAAAATGGGGTGACTACTAGGGATTAGAAGGGAATTAAGCAGCATTTAAAACAGCTTATTTTAAGGTACTTATAGTTCTCTTACTTTataataggaaataaaacaataataaatataattaatatcttaaatatttttttattagttcctTTCCCTCCTTGGGCTTTCTCCCTCATCCTCCCCTTACTCTTTCCGATTACCTTCTACCACCAAAGCTTACACTCAAGAACCTAGTAACCTTTCAGGGTCTTCTTTAATCCTGGGAATTTGTGCTCTGGGCACAGCTGTGTTGCAGACGAAGACATCGGGCGCTCGTCTTTGCCCAGCCTTCCTTGCGTGCTGCCTCGGCTGCAGCTAGCAGCTATCCTATGGTCACCAGGGACACCTGCCTGCTCTGGAACCGTGCAGATGCTAACTATGGTGGGAGACAGACAAAACCTGGGGCCCTGATGACATTGCTGAGCTGCTGAGTCAACCATCCCTAAATCCTGTGCCATGCCAGGCCTTCTGTCACATGAGCTGGTAGATTTCTGTATCGCTTGTCCGTTTGATGTGGGGCTTCTGCTATTTCCAGCCTAATGTTTCTGAAGTGATTCAGATTCATTTTTGGCTGAGAGAtgaggttgaatttttttttttaaagattttatttatttatttatttatttatttatttatttatttatttatgagagagagtacCCATCaatagggggagtggcagagggagagagagaagcaggctccctgctgagcaaggagccaaagaggggcttgaccccaggaccctgggatcatgacctgagccgaaggcagacacttaactgactgagccacccaggcaccccgagatgaGGTTGAATTTTGATCgggggaaggtggggaagagTAATTCAGGTATGGAAACGATGTGAGCAAAGGCAAAGAGATGTGAACAGGCTTGGTGTGCTGGGAGGACTCAGGTGGGTCAGAAGCATCAGGTGATAGGAGAGGGAGTGGATGGGCTGGGGCTAAGTTCTTGTAAGAAGCATTTTCCCCTGTGGACAGTGGAGAAATAGCAAAGGCTTTTAAGCAGGGAAATGACTTGATCAGATCAGTCTTTGAACATACACACCCTTCATCTTTTCTAAAATTCTAGCAATGAGAGCACAAGacagaacagaaaatagaagaacCAATGTAACTGAATATAGTGCCCTACTTCCCTAAAGCCTTACATGTGTAGCGTGttaacacacccacacacatatactATACATACAAATACAAGGTTATGTAAGTATATTTAACTGTGTGGGGGATGTGCAGAAATAGAATGAGCTTTGGGTTATCCTATTTATTTCATTCAATGCCTGCTTGGTTGTTTGCAATGACCTCATGGCAAGAATCAGTAAGCTAGTACTGGCATTACTTTGACAAGAATCTTCCAGATTCCGCAATGGAAAATCAGGCGTTCTAGCTTCTCATGCCCCTtctattattaattatttgatACTGGAATTGGACTTCAGCTTACCTTACATAAAATGAGTTATCTGAGTTCTAGATAATCTCCAGGtctaaaatatgttaaaaatcatATGACTTCATTGTTCTATAGTGCCtgacttccttcctctttctctcctgctctttctttcttcttctcctgattcttctcttctctctctctctctctttttttttttttttgcattttccattAGGAATGTCTTTGAATACAGTACTCAACAATCACCTCAGAAAAAGTCACATATACTTTGTATTAGCTAAAAATGTGTGTTGAACTACAAATAACAGAACAACCAATGACAGTGGCATAAATGAATTTGGGTTTCTTTTACGCCCATTACGGAAACTGTGAGGGTCAAACACTGCTGGCTTTGCCCTTACCAGTGAATGCACCATCTGATCTGTTGAGGGCCTGactagaacaaaaaggtggaggaaggacaAATTCGTTCTCTGCTTAAGctgagacatccatcttctctTGCCCTCAGGCACcagtgctcctggttctcaggcctctgGACccagactgaattataccaccagctttcttggttctccagcttgcagatcaTGGGATTTCTCAGACTCCACTGGTGAGACAATACTTCTCATCAGTCTCCTCATATGtgtatcctattggttctgctcTCCGGAGAGCCCTGACTGATAGACATTCAGGGGCTCGACCACATCGAGGCCAGCATTTCTGAAATTGTGGCATTTCCCTCACACTTGTTACCTCTTGGGTATAAAATGTCCAAAAGAGAAGGGAATTGTGGCACAAGAGGCAGTTACTCCCTTCCATCAGGAAGGCAAACGTTTTTCCAGAaccatctcttctctctctctctccaccagcATTCCTTCCCTTAAGTTTCCACATCCAGCAAGTGTCATGTGACAGCCTCAGCATCAAGAGAGTCTGCCAGAGATTTGTGAATTCCACTTTTCCATACAGTTTAAGGGATTCGAAACCTTCTGAAGCCCATCGCGGTACCCAGCTTCAGAATCCGTGTTTTACAAAGTGGGTCACACtatctctgaacctcagcttttCAGATCCTCATTCCTCAGAGAAAAACTGAAATCTGAACAGATTTTTAATCATCTGGTTTGAAGCAACATCTTGTTTAAAGACcagagaatcaaatgagataacgTATTATAAAAGTGTTTCGCAAACTGTAAAGTTCTCCTTAATACGAAGGCTTGTTTTCATTGTGAGAGGCGCGTCTTATTTGTTCTGGATCACACATAGCGGCTTCCACTTGCGTCGTGtgggtttgtgtatgtgtgtgtgtaaataataaaataaggaggggaccaaagaaaaacacaagcaaaCCAATGCCAGgaacacacagaaaataatttattagtttCCAGATTGAGAAATGATGAGGAACTTGTTTCAGTAGAAATCCATGACTCTCCTCAAAGAGCCCACTCTGGCACTCGTGGCCCCCCAGTCGTGGTAGCGCCTGTAGTCCCCTGGTCTCAGCAGGTACTGGTGCCCCCGGTAGTTGGGCAGCTCGTAGAGGACCCAGGAGCCCTCCAGCACGTGGAGGGAGTAAATCTCATTGAAGTGGAAGCGGTCCTGGAGAGAGGAGCAGTCCTCGGTGATCTCCATCATCTGGCCTCTGTAATCCTCCCTCTCATAGAGTCTGATCCTGTGAGAGCCAGCCTGGCTCATCCAGAGATGGAAAGAGGAGGAGAGCAAGGCATGAAATGGTCGCAACACACTCATGCAGTCCAGCTCAAGCTGTTTTGAAATATATGATAAGAGTTAACTAATTCTCAGTATTTATATAGTCCCCATTTTCAAAGGCGGAGAGTCAGTACCTTTTCAAGACCATGAAATATGATAGAAAGAATTAAGAAGGAAGTTTcactctttttatatttaaatatttcccagGATGAAATACTAACCGTGCTCAGTATCCCATACCAGACGGAACTTCAAACCTTTAACagcttatttctatttttgccattttgaggagatatttttaatttttcaagaatgCGTGTTTGCACAGTAGTGTCAGTGTATGAAGTGAACGACCTTGCACCGGGTTTAAGATAAATCTTGGCAAGATCACCAAGGACTTGgaaatttctgtttctgtggaaagCAAAGTTAAACATCTTAAGTCTCTCAGACAACAACTGATTCTCATTTAATAATTTAGGAATAGAATGAggaaaaatgagacagaaaaatcagtaaaGCTCAGGACTAATTTTTCAAAAACCTTAGAGTTTTAAAACACGTATTTGAAAGATATGTGGGTATGTGCATGAaatttctctgtgtttctctccaTTGAGAGGAAGAACTTTTATTTGTATAGGTGGGGTAAACCACAATACGCAAGTGgggagcaaaagagagagaggtcttaaaaaaaacccGAACCCTTGCAAGTTTCCTTTTCAACTCATATCTGCTCTGTGACTCCCACATATTCCCGCACCTAATTATTCTTCTGTGGGATATTAGTGGTTTTTCTACAACTCCACTGTAAGTGATTCCAAGACAGGGCTTATAGCTCGTATATGCCCAGGGCAGCCAACACATtcgtaataaatatttgtggattaaTGGGTACCTGGGGAACGCTTTGCTTTTGTTTGGGGCCAGCTACATTGAACTACGCTATCATAGCTTGTCTTGTGTCCAAACCCTCAATTATCCTGAAGGATCACTACTCCAGATGTTTAACCTCCGCTTGAAACTCTCCATTCAGTGTCCCGATGGGGCGCGGGACTCACGTGCGGGATGAGGCGGCAGGAGCGGACCGCGTCGCTGAGGCCCAGCCACTGCTGGTAGTCGGGGTAGTCCCCGCGCCGCAGGAAGTACTGGCAGCCC contains:
- the LOC113248734 gene encoding gamma-crystallin D isoform X1, with the translated sequence MGKITFYEERSFQGRHYECSSDHSNLQPYFSRCNSIRVDSGCWMVYEQPNYAGCQYFLRRGDYPDYQQWLGLSDAVRSCRLIPHAGSHRIRLYEREDYRGQMMEITEDCSSLQDRFHFNEIYSLHVLEGSWVLYELPNYRGHQYLLRPGDYRRYHDWGATSARVGSLRRVMDFY
- the LOC113248734 gene encoding gamma-crystallin D isoform X2, producing the protein MGKITFYEERSFQGRHYECSSDHSNLQPYFSRCNSIRVDSGCWMVYEQPNYAGCQYFLRRGDYPDYQQWLGLSDAVRSCRLIPQAGSHRIRLYEREDYRGQMMEITEDCSSLQDRFHFNEIYSLHVLEGSWVLYELPNYRGHQYLLRPGDYRRYHDWGATSARVGSLRRVMDFY